The Lates calcarifer isolate ASB-BC8 linkage group LG19, TLL_Latcal_v3, whole genome shotgun sequence genomic interval GAGTGCACCACAAATGTATTGTAATTGTTATTTCAGCATGTTAGGGTGTTAGAGGGTTCAGCAGAAGAGGTGCTCTTTGAAGAGATGAATCTTCAAGAAACAACAAACCGATGCAGAAAAAACTTTGCCCAGTTTCAGAAGTTGAAACTAATAGTAATGGTACTCTCATCAACCTCTGCTGTtcttgctaattagcaaatgttagcatgctaatatccCAAACAATatccctcagatttatcttgggACTCCCTCAGAGGTCCCAAACCCCAGATCACCACCCACTGTTATCAGATCTGTTCTGTGAAGCCGTACTTAAATTGATTTGGTGTTAGTGGAGCAGACTATTTTAGTAAGATGTTAGTTTCTATCTAGTGGTGTTTACAGTTGGCACACCGAATACACagctaaaaacacatttttataatgtCACTGTGAAGTTTATTCAGGAGTCTgaataacagaataaaaaaagtgcatttttttgCGTCCCCATAAACTCCTCACAAAAAGAATCACCATAGACAtagaacattaaaaacatattcagtaTCTTGAGACAGAAAGCAGCAAACCAGTACAGTACATCTAACCCAAGAAGTATCCCATTTGTAAAAAGTAAATCTTGATCTTTACACTGATTTTATGTAGACACCTCATCTCCTAAAGAAAAATTCAAGTATAATACAAGTTCAAGTGCAATTCAGAGATGTTTGTTAACAGTAATGTTTGATTTGATAGAGGCCTAGTGAATATTTGTAGATGACATGtaatttcatatatatatatataaataaattaaatgtaataaataatattaaaataaatacatgatgtAAAAAACAGTGCATCTGCAACTGTAACTAAATGTATACCTTTAAGTTGAAATTCTTTTGTACTTCTGGTACCTACAGTACATAAAGTGAAAGTAAGTAAACCTAAAATTTGAGGGTTTGAGAACAAAAGATGGGTAACTTTCTGAACATatagcaaaacaaaaagttcATCCTTTTTGAATTACTTGTGcttgtttgcattttgtgatCTTCAGCTAAAGTTCAACAAGTTAAGTAAGTTCAACTAAAATATCACTTTGCCTtttgcacaaaaacaaatttactgTTAACGGTATGCAAACATCCAGAAACGCTGTGCAATCAACCAAAATCCACCTAAATATTAAAAAACGCACATATGTAAACAACTTTAACACCCTGTAAAACGTATATAAAAgtatagtttgttttttcatgtaacTTTTTGccacagtgacaaataaaaatccCATCAATAGATACTgatttctgtttacatttaaaaatgaggaaatttgacaaacaagataaaaaaaaaaaaagtcatgtttgCCTTTCctgtaataacagcagcacTTGAAAGGAAATCAGTGACATTCAGGCTAACTCATACATAGGCAGCCTTGTGCACAGTCAACTTAATCTCTCATGCGGCTACTGTAACATGTCTGCTACTCTTTATCTGCGTCTAAAGATCAGATCTGAGGAGTGAAATCAGTAACGGACTGAGTTCTAACAGGACTGCTGACCAGCTCTGTCCTCTTGTGCTTGTTGACGTTGATCGTCTGTAGAGCACCTCAGTCTTCACCAGCAGGTAGAAAACAGGTGAAACAGCAGCACCAGGATCTGCCACTCCGGAGTTGAATGTCAGGATCGGGTGTAGGTTGAAGGTCAGGAGGAAGGGCGTCCAGCACCTCTTGAACCTCCCGCTTAGAAAGACCTTTCCATTGCAGCAGGCGCTTCATGTCCTCACTGCAGTTGAAGGTGAAACACAACAAAGTTAGTGAGATGCACTTCCTCTCATGGCCACTAGATGCTGACTTTAAGAAAATCCAAACTTCTCTTACAACCAGAACTTCCAGATCGCAGTCTAGAcatacaaaactgaaatttactTAAGTCTGATTTACTTAAACCTGCAGTACTGATCTTGAGTCTTCCccctctggcagtgagagtaattacacaaataCTGTTGATACATGCTTTTGACTTGTTCATCCTCGtcaatcattttcttttcaagacTGTTATCCTTCCTCTGAATGCCGAGTTTCTTTTTGCTACAGATGCTCTGCTCTTCAGCTCCGGCAAACCAGTCATTACTGGCTGAAATTTAGAGAGATTTACCTTGCTCTGATAGGCTTGTTTGCACTGTTTTGCATCAAGCGCTTGAATGTAACAgacattcatttttatgtaaaagtcCTGCCCTCCAGTTAGCCTAGCCTAACAACAACCTTACTCAATAGCTTGTCATTCAAGAAAGCAATGATATTTTCAACTGACAGTTCAGCTGAGTTCTGTGGCCTGAAAACTCTGGGGCCCATATTATTCACTCTGTTATCATCTAACCTAAGGTGAACCAACTTATTCCTTGACGTCTCTTCCCCTCCATTGGACCTCCATGGACTTCCCATGGTCACTGTTGAGACTCTGGACCTCTGTGATCTTGTGACTCTATAATGTATCTGAAGCTACTGGCAAACACAATCTCTGAGCTTCAAGCTATAATGCAACACACTGAGTAGTTTACCTCTTTATGTGACATTTCTTCTGCATGTTTGCAGCTGTGATCTTGTGTGCATCGATGTCGTTGCAGTCCAGTATTTCTGTAACTTTGAGCAGGATGTGGTTCTGCTGTTGGACACCAGGAGCCTGATACAACACAGCACATACAGGTCAAGAATTGATGTTGATACGTCAAGGCAGTACAAAACAACAAGCAGTCTGTTTAAGACTAAAACGTTGATCTCACCAGGTCTGAGATAGTGTTGTGAAGAAGCTCAGCATCTTCAGTGACTGTTTCTCCAATGTCAGGCCAGCACTTCTTCAGTTTCTTCTGGTTGCTTTGGATGAGATGTTTGAAGTACAAACCAACGATGACCTTATAGGCCTCATCCATCACTCTCTGAGAGacaaaaaggcagacagagagagagttaaattttcaaaaaacagCAACCAGATGGACACAAAACTGTTTTAACACAAATAAAAGGGAAAAGGCTACAATAAATGCATCCTTACCTGTTGTTCATCAAAAGCATAAGGCAGCTTGGGGAAATACTGCTCTATATCAGAACACAAGCAGAACCTCCTCCTGTCGGATTTGAAGTACTTTTTCAGGTGGctctgaaaaaaacaggaatataTGCATGTAATGCACCATGCTTCTATTttgaaaattaagaaaaaagtatatttgTGATTAAATTGAACAGCTACCTCTGCAATGTCAGTTACAATGTCCATCAGAAGATTCAAAGTAGAAGCCTCCATGTTTTCAAGCATTTCCACCATTTCCATGagaaggtgatttttttttcctgttgtctgGACATACCGCCTGAGAGGAAATAAACCATATAAACCTTGTTTTCtgataaaatacaacaacataGCTGAATTGTAAGTACTCAAACACTTACTTGAGTTCTTTACACGTTTTCAGAGTCTTGAGGAAATGTATTGTTTCTGGTTCAtccatttctgctttttttccaaGAGCCTCAGTCTGCTCAGTGGTGTACCTACAAACCACAGAGAATGTGCAGTCTAAATAATCCAACATTTTGAGTTTAACTGGTGATATTTGCATTCATTTCATGACAATGGCAAAATTAAGGCCCCGGATCAtcataattcaaataaattattttttttaaatcatctggAAATAGACTTAAAATAGACTCTCACCTCCTTACAAATATCAGCAGCTCTTGGAAACAAACGTCTTGCACTTCAtcagacaggtcagagctgatttttttcgcTTCATTGCACTTGGCAccaacacactgaaacagaaacagagaaaacaaaaaatatgagtCAAAAGTAGATGAATAGTGTATATTTGTAATTCATAAGTTCTGGTTTACTAAGTACCTGAATAGTGTCCATATAAAGTCCAACGTAAGCTTCATCAGGATCACAATGTTCTTGGCCTATCTCAATCTGCAGGATCTTGTCCAGGGATTGTCTGACCTCTCTCTATGgacaaaatgagacaaagaTAGACACAATaagctgtgtttttaacagCAGTTGTGAAAAAACTACTGGCTTAACAAAAGAAATCTTTTGACCGAGCGAGTCCGAAGCTGAAAATGTCTCcacaatttttgttttgttttgtttttcattgccTATAAAGCCCCTGCACTGTGTGTAAGGTTTGAAGATTGTTTGACTTTGGTGACACCTTgtggtcatttaaaaaaagacactgcCACAGCAATGAATCCCAGAGAAGTAATGAACCATAACTTCACTGTGCCAGTTTTCATCATGATTGTCTTAGCTGTCTGCATATGAAAACTTGTGTCATTAGAACAACTTAACATTCTGAATTGCAGAATTGCAAGAAATATTACCACCACCAAACAGTTTGTGTGCTTTACTTTGCCCTTGCACTTCCCTTTGCATCCATTTCCTTATGACTTTAGGAGCATGAAGTAGTCACAGCAGTGTAAGAGTTTGTATTCTTACCTGCACATTTTCAAGCAGTTTGGCCTTGGCTTTTGCTTCCCATCCACTGACCAGCGAATGATTGACTTTTTTAATGGGATCCATTTCTTGAAGGTCGGGGTGACCAAGCAGCTCTTCACTAGGAAAgtagcacaaacacaaacatcagagctgagcagcagcatgTTTCACACCTGTATCTAATACTCTACTACTCTACTACTGATCAGAAATGACCAAAGAGTTATGTGGGATACAAGAGAGAAGTAGACCCTAAACTCTTAAATGAATCCACTAAATATTAACCTACAGCTAGCATATGATTAGCTCATTTTAGCAGCTCAAAAGCTCactgattatattttgtttgtttaatccaaagaagcaaaatgtaaaaatgataaatcacCCCTTTACAGTCAGTTACGTAAGGGACTATTTCTTGACTTATTACCTAACATAACGTCCATTCCCACGTTGGTTTTTGAACACATTAAGCACATAAGATATAAATTGGAAGGGCTGGTAAATAGTTAGATTTTATCACAGTTGAGTcagacagagctaggctagcagtttccccctgttCCCAGTcatcatgctaagctaagctaactgtttcctgGAGGGAGCGTAATGTTTGTCATATAGATAAGATTGGTACCAGTCTTCTCATATACTCTTGGCAGTTAAATGAATACAGGCTTGTACCAACATGTAAGGTCATGCACAACTCTGAACTACAGTAGACCAGGCCTGTATAAGCACAGTGGTGTTTTATGCTGACTGCTACCACCTCACAGAGgtacacatgtaaacatgcaCAAGAAAATGACATCAATTCCTTATTTCCTCACAGTTTTGTGTCCATAACTCTGTATAATATACAGTGTATGCCCCTTTGTGTTCAATGCATTTCTTTACAGGAGGACAGCCTGCCATGCACTCTGTATGTTACACAGCTAGCATGTTATCAATGTTAGCTAAATGTGATGTCAAACTTATCTCTGCCTGTTAGTGGCAGCTAGTTTGTTTATATGCTAACTTCCTGTGGCACAGAGTGATGGCTTGTCCATAATCCACTGCAAAGGTTCAAAGTTCGGGGAGGTTCCCATAGGAACGAATGGACCTGTGTTTGACTTGCACTTGTACTAAGAGCTGTATGGAAACCGGGTCAGTAAAGAAGTTTACAGTGGGTAAAAATCTAGATAAATACCTCTGGTATATGTGTAGGACCCAGTTCATCAGCACAAAGGAGTTCTGGGTGGACGTGGCGTTCTGGAGCAGACTATGGAGGTGGTCAAATGTCTGACGATGGTAACAATCAATCAGAAATTCCATCAACTCCTTATGCTCCAACACAGGACGCAGCCTCTTAAGCTCATGGAGCACAGCTTCCTGTACATGTACTAGGTGCTGGTTAAGGTTCTGGTCCGGTGTTGGTAGCTTCGGAAAGTGCTCAGACACAGATATCTGTATGAGGCACTGATCATCTTCACAGGTGCTGGAGGTGGCATCAGGGGCTACGTTCAGATGTTCAGCAACTTCTTTACGGGTGTTGAGGGTGTTCTGAGCGAAGGGGGTGTCATAGCCTTTATCCTCTGGGTCATATCCTGTAAGAAAGGGAGATTTTAAGCTTTTGATTTAGAACACTGCAaatagaaaatgtcacatttgcaGACTCAGCCTTTATGACTGTGAATCTTCGCATTGATCTTGTCTCTATTGGATGGACAAGCACAATGTCTATCATCTTTAATCCAGACTATGTCAAGAAATTGAAAAAACTGATGGTATTTtcatcaacctcagctgtactttgtctGTGATGCTAGCTaacaaatgtttacatgttgctAAACAAAATTGCTGAGCAtggaaaaaatgtgacaatCCTTTAGTGGTCCCACAGCGGGGAAATTCACCTTAACACAGGTTCACAGATATATTTTATGCAGTTCTATTTAATCTCTTTGGATCGATGGTCACATGGCCTCATTTCAAGCTCAATGAAAATCAACATCCATAGTAACCACAAAGCAAACGCATAATAATAACAGATTCTTACCGTCTTGTACATTGTTGTTGCTCTCCTTTATTAAAGGAGTCTTGCCGTCGTTCCTCCGATCTTTGCTCCTTCCTCGAATTGTCAAtatctttttcatctttcttaAGATCAAGTGTTGTGCTTCAGATTCCtgcaacatgctgctgctgctcagagctGTATTCATGTGTGgcagagcagctctgtgatCCCTTTATGGAGGCCAGTAGGGGATTTCTCATGATATCATTCAAATGTACTTTCACTTTCCACCAGAGCAAGATACAGTGACGTGAAAGACTGCAATTGCATCATGTTGCAGGGAGTCCTAACATAAATGCTAATACTGACTGCtattgctaataataataactaattttaatgttctttctttgctctgttttcatgAGGGTGATGCAGCTGTGGGAGAGAAAGCTTGTATTGTAATTGGATCCTGCCCAGCATccagcaacagacacacacagttagtgCACCCGCATCCTGGCATGCCCAACCCACacttactgtgtgtttatggtgcATTTATGCTCCTGATCTCCTCGTACTTTCTTttattgaacagatttagtaGTGAGTGCTTACTTCAAGGgctcctactgcactgaagctttagtgttgttCCTGGCTTATAAGGATAAAAGCATCTATTAaaagagtaaatgtaaatgtaccaCAAGCAGCCATAGCCTCAaagtttatttaattatttatgtttgcttttatacttgcaaacacactgtacagtacttactttcttcttttgctgagaggagaaaagagcagGCAAGTGAGTGGGAGTCATTGTTTGCTTGTGCCTGCAGGTATTTGTGTATTATTAGCAGTCAAACAGAAGGCATACTGTTGCACAGTCATGGGTGGAGTCAGCATTTCCCAATGGCAGAAGCTGCTCGTGTTTGCATGCATTACTCTTGCTGACACATTATAAGGAAAACAGAAGATATTCAAAGACaattcaaatgtgaaaatgattaATTTACTTTGGTATTTTATTCGAATCAAGTCCTCCATCATCACTGAGTCgtatttattgtgtttaaacAAAGACTGTGGATCTTTTTCCTcagtatgttttatttaatgttgaGCTATTAGATTTACCtgtgtaaatacagtgtgtttcatAGATTCATTTCACTGCTTGTTGGcagtttgtgtgggtgtgtgataCACTGAGCATTCAGATAAAATTCCCCTacagaagcagacagaggaagacgTTATCAGGGATATTCCAcactctctccacacacacacagagagagagagagagggagagagctggagaTGTTTATTACACAACTCTAAGTGTGGGAGAGTTGGATATTCCCTTCAATCCCAACAAACCAACATGGATTGCATAATTTTTGTTTGATGCTGGAAGCGGATTGGCTGAGCGGATGGCGCCCAAATTTGAATTAACCACTCAGCAGGTGCCTTTTAAGTTGTGGTAACAgtggtgttttttgttgtttttttttacagttgcttttaatgtaaaacagacCACATCCGTATTTCTAGAGGAGCTGAAACTCTGCAAATAAAATTAGTAGTTGTACAGTCAGGAGCTGA includes:
- the LOC108902188 gene encoding exocyst complex component 3-like protein 4 isoform X8, translating into MNTALSSSSMLQESEAQHLILRKMKKILTIRGRSKDRRNDGKTPLIKESNNNVQDGYDPEDKGYDTPFAQNTLNTRKEVAEHLNVAPDATSSTCEDDQCLIQISVSEHFPKLPTPDQNLNQHLVHVQEAVLHELKRLRPVLEHKELMEFLIDCYHRQTFDHLHSLLQNATSTQNSFVLMNWVLHIYQSEELLGHPDLQEMDPIKKVNHSLVSGWEAKAKAKLLENVQREVRQSLDKILQIEIGQEHCDPDEAYVGLYMDTIQCVGAKCNEAKKISSDLSDEVQDVCFQELLIFVRRYTTEQTEALGKKAEMDEPETIHFLKTLKTCKELKRYVQTTGKKNHLLMEMVEMLENMEASTLNLLMDIVTDIAESHLKKYFKSDRRRFCLCSDIEQYFPKLPYAFDEQQRVMDEAYKVIVGLYFKHLIQSNQKKLKKCWPDIGETVTEDAELLHNTISDLAPGVQQQNHILLKVTEILDCNDIDAHKITAANMQKKCHIKSEDMKRLLQWKGLSKREVQEVLDALPPDLQPTPDPDIQLRSGRSWCCCFTCFLPAGED
- the LOC108902188 gene encoding exocyst complex component 3-like protein 4 isoform X10, with the translated sequence MNTALSSSSMLQESEAQHLILRKMKKILTIRGRSKDRRNDGKTPLIKESNNNVQDGYDPEDKGYDTPFAQNTLNTRKEVAEHLNVAPDATSSTCEDDQCLIQISVSEHFPKLPTPDQNLNQHLVHVQEAVLHELKRLRPVLEHKELMEFLIDCYHRQTFDHLHSLLQNATSTQNSFVLMNWVLHIYQSEELLGHPDLQEMDPIKKVNHSLVSGWEAKAKAKLLENVQREVRQSLDKILQIEIGQEHCDPDEAYVGLYMDTIQCVGAKCNEAKKISSDLSDEVQDVCFQELLIFVRRYTTEQTEALGKKAEMDEPETIHFLKTLKTCKELKRYVQTTGKKNHLLMEMVEMLENMEASTLNLLMDIVTDIAESHLKKYFKSDRRRFCLCSDIEQYFPKLPYAFDEQQRVMDEAYKVIVGLYFKHLIQSNQKKLKKCWPDIGETVTEDAELLHNTISDLAPGVQQQNHILLKVTEILDCNDIDAHKITAANMQKKCHIKSEDMKRLLQWKGLSKREVQEVLDALPPDLQPTPDPDIQLRSGRSWCCCFTCFLPAGED
- the LOC108902188 gene encoding exocyst complex component 3-like protein 4 isoform X12, which codes for MNTALSSSSMLQESEAQHLILRKMKKILTIRGRSKDRRNDGKTPLIKESNNNVQDGYDPEDKGYDTPFAQNTLNTRKEVAEHLNVAPDATSSTCEDDQCLIQISVSEHFPKLPTPDQNLNQHLVHVQEAVLHELKRLRPVLEHKELMEFLIDCYHRQTFDHLHSLLQNATSTQNSFVLMNWVLHIYQSEELLGHPDLQEMDPIKKVNHSLVSGWEAKAKAKLLENVQREVRQSLDKILQIEIGQEHCDPDEAYVGLYMDTIQCVGAKCNEAKKISSDLSDEVQDVCFQELLIFVRRYTTEQTEALGKKAEMDEPETIHFLKTLKTCKELKRYVQTTGKKNHLLMEMVEMLENMEASTLNLLMDIVTDIAESHLKKYFKSDRRRFCLCSDIEQYFPKLPYAFDEQQRVMDEAYKVIVGLYFKHLIQSNQKKLKKCWPDIGETVTEDAELLHNTISDLAPGVQQQNHILLKVTEILDCNDIDAHKITAANMQKKCHIKSEDMKRLLQWKGLSKREVQEVLDALPPDLQPTPDPDIQLRSGRSWCCCFTCFLPAGED
- the LOC108902188 gene encoding exocyst complex component 3-like protein 4 isoform X3 — translated: MNTALSSSSMLQESEAQHLILRKMKKILTIRGRSKDRRNDGKTPLIKESNNNVQDGYDPEDKGYDTPFAQNTLNTRKEVAEHLNVAPDATSSTCEDDQCLIQISVSEHFPKLPTPDQNLNQHLVHVQEAVLHELKRLRPVLEHKELMEFLIDCYHRQTFDHLHSLLQNATSTQNSFVLMNWVLHIYQSEELLGHPDLQEMDPIKKVNHSLVSGWEAKAKAKLLENVQREVRQSLDKILQIEIGQEHCDPDEAYVGLYMDTIQCVGAKCNEAKKISSDLSDEVQDVCFQELLIFVRRYTTEQTEALGKKAEMDEPETIHFLKTLKTCKELKRYVQTTGKKNHLLMEMVEMLENMEASTLNLLMDIVTDIAESHLKKYFKSDRRRFCLCSDIEQYFPKLPYAFDEQQRVMDEAYKVIVGLYFKHLIQSNQKKLKKCWPDIGETVTEDAELLHNTISDLAPGVQNHNCILQYVTKILECNSIDAHKIEAAKMLKECDRKSEDIKRLLRWKGLSRREVQEVMDALPPDLQPTPDPDVQIRPDSDNQTRSNRSQCCCCACC
- the LOC108902188 gene encoding exocyst complex component 3-like protein 4 isoform X7, giving the protein MNTALSSSSMLQESEAQHLILRKMKKILTIRGRSKDRRNDGKTPLIKESNNNVQDGYDPEDKGYDTPFAQNTLNTRKEVAEHLNVAPDATSSTCEDDQCLIQISVSEHFPKLPTPDQNLNQHLVHVQEAVLHELKRLRPVLEHKELMEFLIDCYHRQTFDHLHSLLQNATSTQNSFVLMNWVLHIYQSEELLGHPDLQEMDPIKKVNHSLVSGWEAKAKAKLLENVQREVRQSLDKILQIEIGQEHCDPDEAYVGLYMDTIQCVGAKCNEAKKISSDLSDEVQDVCFQELLIFVRRYTTEQTEALGKKAEMDEPETIHFLKTLKTCKELKRYVQTTGKKNHLLMEMVEMLENMEASTLNLLMDIVTDIAESHLKKYFKSDRRRFCLCSDIEQYFPKLPYAFDEQQRVMDEAYKVIVGLYFKHLIQSNQKKLKKCWPDIGETVTEDAELLHNTISDLAPGVQQQNHILLKVTEILDCNDIDAHKITAANMQKKCHIKSEDMKRLLQWKGLSKREVQEVLDALPPDLQPTPDPDIQLRSGRSWCCCFTCFLPAGED
- the LOC108902188 gene encoding exocyst complex component 3-like protein 4 isoform X9, whose product is MNTALSSSSMLQESEAQHLILRKMKKILTIRGRSKDRRNDGKTPLIKESNNNVQDGYDPEDKGYDTPFAQNTLNTRKEVAEHLNVAPDATSSTCEDDQCLIQISVSEHFPKLPTPDQNLNQHLVHVQEAVLHELKRLRPVLEHKELMEFLIDCYHRQTFDHLHSLLQNATSTQNSFVLMNWVLHIYQSEELLGHPDLQEMDPIKKVNHSLVSGWEAKAKAKLLENVQREVRQSLDKILQIEIGQEHCDPDEAYVGLYMDTIQCVGAKCNEAKKISSDLSDEVQDVCFQELLIFVRRYTTEQTEALGKKAEMDEPETIHFLKTLKTCKELKRYVQTTGKKNHLLMEMVEMLENMEASTLNLLMDIVTDIAESHLKKYFKSDRRRFCLCSDIEQYFPKLPYAFDEQQRVMDEAYKVIVGLYFKHLIQSNQKKLKKCWPDIGETVTEDAELLHNTISDLAPGVQQQNHILLKVTEILDCNDIDAHKITAANMQKKCHIKSEDMKRLLQWKGLSKREVQEVLDALPPDLQPTPDPDIQLRSGRSWCCCFTCFLPAGED
- the LOC108902188 gene encoding exocyst complex component 3-like protein 4 isoform X11, translating into MNTALSSSSMLQESEAQHLILRKMKKILTIRGRSKDRRNDGKTPLIKESNNNVQDGYDPEDKGYDTPFAQNTLNTRKEVAEHLNVAPDATSSTCEDDQCLIQISVSEHFPKLPTPDQNLNQHLVHVQEAVLHELKRLRPVLEHKELMEFLIDCYHRQTFDHLHSLLQNATSTQNSFVLMNWVLHIYQSEELLGHPDLQEMDPIKKVNHSLVSGWEAKAKAKLLENVQREVRQSLDKILQIEIGQEHCDPDEAYVGLYMDTIQCVGAKCNEAKKISSDLSDEVQDVCFQELLIFVRRYTTEQTEALGKKAEMDEPETIHFLKTLKTCKELKRYVQTTGKKNHLLMEMVEMLENMEASTLNLLMDIVTDIAESHLKKYFKSDRRRFCLCSDIEQYFPKLPYAFDEQQRVMDEAYKVIVGLYFKHLIQSNQKKLKKCWPDIGETVTEDAELLHNTISDLAPGVQQQNHILLKVTEILDCNDIDAHKITAANMQKKCHIKSEDMKRLLQWKGLSKREVQEVLDALPPDLQPTPDPDIQLRSGRSWCCCFTCFLPAGED